Below is a window of bacterium DNA.
TCGACCTGCGCCGCAAGGGGAACATCGTGCGCCTGCTGCGCGGCGAGCGGATCGGCACCGAGGTCAAGGAGTAGGCCTATGCTCGACGAGCTTTTCGCCGGCACGATCAAGCGCATGGATCAGGCGTTGGACGTGGTGAAGCGCGACCTGACGCAGCTCCGCACCGGACGCGCGTCCGTCTCGATCCTCGAGCGGGTCGCGGTGGACTACTACGGGTCGCCGACGCCGATCAGCCAGTGCTGCAAGCTGTCGGTCCCCGATCCGGGGATGATCGTCGCCCAGCCGTTCGATCCGACGCTGATCAAGGACGTGGAGAAGGCGATCAAGGCCGCCGACCTCGGGCTCAACCCGAGCAACGACGGCAAGGTCGTGCGGATCCCGATCCCGCCGCTCACCGAGGAACGCCGGAAGCAGTTGGCCAAGAAGGTCGGGCAGATCGCGGAGGACGGAAAG
It encodes the following:
- the frr gene encoding ribosome recycling factor; the protein is MLDELFAGTIKRMDQALDVVKRDLTQLRTGRASVSILERVAVDYYGSPTPISQCCKLSVPDPGMIVAQPFDPTLIKDVEKAIKAADLGLNPSNDGKVVRIPIPPLTEERRKQLAKKVGQIAEDGKNAVRQIRREANDEVKELQKDGEIGEDDSKRGLEKVQKITDEHTKKIEDLAKAKEKELMEF